The following are encoded in a window of Nitrospinota bacterium genomic DNA:
- a CDS encoding prepilin-type N-terminal cleavage/methylation domain-containing protein translates to MKSILRSRAGMTLVEVLMAVAIGSVIGLVIMKIFQSNSQLFSGEKKVTGMVTTGRNAMGTLSRLVREAGYNPTEAASGTFGLKDSTGNFATTSPAAITSAKSIFFTMDDNADGSLANNGNERVGFRFTGADCDPSAANASGCIEMAQIDAAGAISGWTSKIPDIQDLVFVYHYRTGSAGAYVFTDSVCGTVAVPATAAPTYVATAAPTATAIAFTCGGVAVANPPVGLLPDSSVTGRKYSDVVGVTIHVLAKTRAKHDLTKQNTAQLFTSSVVLRSR, encoded by the coding sequence ATGAAATCAATATTGCGCAGCCGCGCCGGCATGACCTTGGTGGAGGTGCTGATGGCGGTCGCCATCGGCTCGGTCATCGGGCTGGTGATCATGAAGATATTCCAGTCGAACAGCCAGCTCTTCTCCGGCGAAAAGAAAGTAACCGGCATGGTTACCACCGGACGCAACGCCATGGGGACGCTCTCGCGCCTTGTGCGCGAGGCGGGATATAATCCCACCGAAGCGGCAAGCGGCACGTTCGGGCTGAAAGACAGCACCGGGAACTTTGCTACCACTTCCCCGGCCGCCATCACCTCCGCGAAATCGATTTTCTTTACAATGGATGACAACGCCGATGGCAGCCTGGCAAATAACGGCAACGAGAGGGTCGGTTTCCGCTTCACCGGAGCGGATTGCGATCCATCAGCCGCCAATGCTTCAGGCTGCATTGAGATGGCGCAAATCGACGCGGCGGGCGCAATATCCGGGTGGACTTCCAAGATTCCCGATATCCAGGATCTCGTCTTTGTTTACCACTACAGAACCGGCAGCGCCGGGGCTTACGTCTTCACCGACAGTGTCTGCGGCACTGTCGCTGTCCCGGCAACTGCCGCCCCCACTTACGTGGCGACAGCCGCCCCCACCGCGACCGCGATTGCCTTTACTTGCGGCGGGGTGGCCGTCGCCAACCCCCCGGTCGGTTTATTGCCGGACAGCAGCGTAACCGGCCGCAAGTACAGCGATGTGGTGGGCGTTACGATACATGTGCTGGCCAAGACAAGGGCAAAGCACGACCTTACAAAACAGAACACGGCCCAGCTTTTTACAAGCAGCGTGGTCTTGAGGAGCAGATGA